A DNA window from Ignavibacteriales bacterium contains the following coding sequences:
- a CDS encoding S8 family serine peptidase has protein sequence MKLIKFLLSIILIYSLTTIDLYAAGTQPFTKVKPIDGLSNVVLKTRENSHYLPDRIIVKLVDGVNISGSKQISGIAGLDKISSRYGITSIEQIFPSVTSTKKGQSVELSNYITLKYTSPFDPFSLAEELSKLPEVQYAEPWFIYPVNDNQTCRPNDTYRNTQASLNRVLADTAWCTEQGDTNVVIGIIDTGVEWNHSDLQANIWTNPGEWGDNKESNGVDDDGNGKIDDYHGWDFGGYAYTSPTEDNNPAPTSVTLTHGTHVAGIASAVTNNGIGVAGMGYRCKILPVKAASDNDTRSGGPYIVFGFEGIVYAAVMGADIISLSWGGDGASQFEQDVIDFALAHGSLVVAAAGNTYDNSIQYPASYPGVISVAGTLSTDDKKAVYSTYNEYVDVSAPGDYVLSTYFANTYNYMSGTSMATPLVAGLAALVKSHFPTYSPLQVGEQIRATCDDINSVNPSYVDMLGKGRVNALKALTTFTPSVRMIDFTTSDSIGGNNNKILQPGETFSMVVNMKNYLSPTSAGTVISLSETDSYVSITNGSFPIGILSTMSESNNSLSPYSVTIAGNTPPAHSVRFKLTITDGSYSDVQFFWVLINPTYATHNANNIQVSLTNISRVGFVDLNNTIGVGFICGGENQLYEGGLMIGYSSTKLVDVVRNDTCQTCQNHDFSSQQVYNMTYPGSFSAQDGSASFSDSLANPTNKIGISVDMYSYAYTSVDDSNYLIIRYDITNKSGADINNLYAGLFMDWDITGGQAEYWKFNRTTFQQDMDMGYAWNSGNPATVYCGVRALDGAGAYRALLNNSAITLTRSSKYNWLSGGYVTVDSVQDIHFVISSIPLSLQDGEKKMIGFALLGAKNLDQLWAASDAAKSKWIAIKKLLDVTNEGEGVPTKFALSQNYPNPFNPSTKINYELPTAGWVTLKVFDVLGREVATLVDETKRIGRYEVEFDGSELTSGVYFYTLRAGSLISTKKLLLMK, from the coding sequence ATGAAATTAATCAAGTTCCTTCTATCAATAATATTGATATACTCCTTAACGACTATTGATCTCTATGCTGCGGGTACCCAACCTTTTACTAAAGTGAAACCGATTGATGGCTTATCGAACGTTGTTTTAAAAACGCGAGAGAACAGTCATTACCTGCCTGACCGAATAATTGTCAAGCTCGTCGATGGTGTAAATATCTCCGGGAGTAAACAGATTTCAGGTATAGCCGGGCTCGATAAGATTTCGTCACGCTACGGTATTACATCCATTGAACAAATATTTCCATCTGTCACCTCGACAAAAAAAGGGCAATCGGTCGAATTATCAAATTATATCACTTTGAAATATACTTCACCATTCGATCCTTTCTCTCTCGCGGAAGAGTTGTCTAAACTTCCGGAAGTGCAGTACGCCGAGCCATGGTTTATATATCCGGTAAACGACAACCAAACATGCCGACCAAATGATACTTACAGGAATACTCAGGCATCTCTCAACAGAGTTTTAGCTGATACGGCTTGGTGCACCGAACAGGGCGATACAAATGTTGTCATTGGTATCATTGATACAGGTGTTGAGTGGAATCACTCCGATCTGCAGGCGAATATCTGGACTAATCCGGGTGAATGGGGTGATAATAAAGAATCGAATGGCGTTGATGATGATGGAAATGGAAAAATTGATGATTATCATGGTTGGGATTTTGGCGGCTACGCATATACATCACCAACTGAAGACAACAATCCTGCGCCAACATCAGTTACTTTAACACACGGAACTCATGTTGCGGGTATAGCATCGGCAGTTACGAATAATGGAATTGGTGTGGCGGGAATGGGGTATCGATGCAAGATTCTACCTGTGAAAGCAGCATCGGATAATGATACACGAAGTGGCGGACCATATATCGTTTTTGGTTTCGAAGGAATTGTTTACGCGGCAGTTATGGGAGCCGATATAATTAGTTTAAGCTGGGGAGGAGATGGTGCATCGCAATTTGAGCAGGATGTTATAGACTTCGCACTCGCTCACGGATCTCTGGTTGTTGCCGCTGCCGGTAACACATATGATAACAGCATTCAATATCCTGCTAGCTACCCGGGAGTTATATCGGTTGCGGGTACACTTTCAACTGATGATAAAAAAGCAGTCTATTCAACTTATAACGAATATGTTGATGTCTCGGCACCGGGGGATTATGTTCTCAGTACATATTTCGCGAACACGTACAATTATATGTCCGGTACATCGATGGCAACACCTCTTGTGGCAGGTTTAGCTGCTCTTGTTAAATCTCATTTCCCAACATATTCACCGCTGCAGGTTGGTGAACAAATCCGTGCCACATGCGATGATATTAATTCTGTCAATCCATCATATGTAGATATGTTAGGTAAAGGACGAGTAAATGCTCTCAAGGCATTAACCACGTTTACGCCATCAGTGAGAATGATAGATTTTACAACGAGCGATTCAATAGGGGGAAACAACAACAAAATATTGCAGCCGGGCGAAACGTTTTCAATGGTTGTGAATATGAAAAATTATTTATCACCAACAAGCGCGGGCACGGTAATAAGTTTAAGCGAAACCGATTCTTATGTCTCGATAACAAACGGATCTTTTCCGATCGGAATTCTCAGTACGATGTCTGAAAGCAACAACAGTTTATCACCTTATAGTGTAACGATAGCAGGTAACACTCCACCAGCGCACTCAGTCCGATTTAAATTAACAATAACGGACGGGAGTTACAGCGATGTGCAATTTTTCTGGGTATTGATTAATCCGACATACGCAACTCACAATGCCAATAATATACAGGTAAGTTTAACAAACATTTCGCGTGTTGGCTTTGTAGATCTAAACAACACGATCGGTGTCGGTTTTATTTGCGGCGGAGAAAATCAATTATACGAGGGTGGTTTAATGATTGGTTATTCTTCTACTAAACTTGTGGATGTTGTACGAAATGATACATGCCAAACATGCCAGAACCATGATTTCTCATCTCAGCAAGTTTATAATATGACATACCCCGGATCGTTCTCAGCACAGGATGGGAGTGCGTCGTTCTCAGATTCGTTAGCGAATCCGACTAATAAAATCGGAATATCGGTTGATATGTATTCTTATGCTTATACAAGTGTGGATGACAGCAATTATTTAATCATACGTTATGATATAACTAACAAATCCGGTGCGGACATTAATAATCTATATGCGGGATTATTTATGGATTGGGATATCACCGGAGGTCAAGCTGAATATTGGAAATTCAACCGTACAACCTTTCAGCAAGATATGGATATGGGTTACGCATGGAACAGTGGAAATCCCGCAACGGTTTATTGTGGTGTTAGAGCATTGGATGGGGCAGGAGCTTATCGGGCCTTATTGAATAACTCGGCGATCACTCTTACGCGTTCTTCGAAGTATAATTGGTTGAGCGGGGGTTATGTTACCGTTGATAGCGTGCAGGATATTCATTTTGTAATCTCAAGCATTCCATTATCGTTGCAGGATGGCGAGAAAAAAATGATCGGTTTCGCTTTGCTGGGAGCTAAAAATTTAGATCAACTATGGGCAGCATCAGATGCGGCAAAATCAAAATGGATCGCGATTAAAAAATTATTAGACGTAACAAACGAGGGAGAAGGTGTCCCGACAAAATTCGCGCTTAGCCAAAACTATCCGAATCCGTTCAATCCTTCTACAAAAATCAATTATGAATTGCCAACTGCCGGCTGGGTAACACTTAAGGTGTTTGATGTACTTGGGCGTGAAGTTGCAACTTTGGTTGATGAAACTAAGAGGATCGGAAGATATGAAGTTGAGTTTGACGGCTCTGAACTAACGAGCGGAGTTTACTTCTATACTTTACGAGCAGGCAGTCTTATATCAACCAAGAAGCTCTTGCTGATGAAATAG
- a CDS encoding outer membrane protein transport protein, with the protein MKVRYIALLMLLFVAVGSVMPNGLSLNSIGPKAFGMGGAFVGLANDYSAIYWNPAGLTQMQKNFIGVFATDVIPMGKYKFYLALPSPYPTIDIDTKTKSNHYISPNLMGFYHCQLVDGLTWGLSVYVPAGLGSEWDGEDLKLLSGGQAMKWKSKIAVINISPAISYKFSDQFSAGVAMNIFYGMFDMDRPGPIGQYTESSDGMGYGVTFGLLAKPHEMFSIGASFRTKTSVTMSGTAKNGSLESEFDRDVDWPMWIAGGIAFYPIPELVITADAQFSQWSKSEDEFVTKFKALGWGTDTITLNWKDATQIRFGLGYSLSPSIDLRAGFYIDPAPGPDETYNILFPSISNNVVTVGAGYKYDSFVFDLGLEYLIGKDREIDPIAHPDAMPGTHGMDIFAFSFGIGYEFE; encoded by the coding sequence ATGAAAGTTAGATACATTGCATTACTCATGCTTCTGTTTGTAGCGGTTGGTTCGGTAATGCCGAACGGTCTTAGCTTGAACAGCATCGGACCGAAAGCGTTCGGCATGGGCGGAGCGTTTGTTGGATTAGCAAACGATTATTCTGCCATCTACTGGAATCCGGCAGGTTTAACGCAGATGCAAAAGAATTTTATCGGTGTATTTGCAACCGATGTTATTCCTATGGGAAAATATAAATTTTATCTAGCCCTTCCTTCACCCTATCCAACAATCGACATCGATACAAAAACCAAATCAAATCATTATATTTCACCGAATCTCATGGGATTTTATCATTGTCAGCTTGTTGATGGCCTAACCTGGGGCTTAAGTGTTTATGTCCCAGCCGGATTAGGTTCGGAATGGGATGGAGAAGATTTAAAATTGCTCAGTGGCGGACAGGCGATGAAATGGAAGAGCAAAATCGCGGTAATTAATATCTCTCCAGCGATATCATATAAATTTTCTGATCAGTTCTCTGCAGGCGTAGCCATGAACATTTTCTATGGAATGTTCGATATGGATCGGCCTGGACCAATTGGTCAATATACCGAAAGTTCGGATGGAATGGGTTACGGTGTAACATTTGGCTTATTAGCAAAACCGCATGAAATGTTCAGCATTGGTGCATCATTCCGTACGAAGACTTCCGTCACGATGAGTGGAACTGCGAAGAATGGATCGCTAGAGAGTGAATTTGACAGAGATGTAGATTGGCCAATGTGGATTGCCGGCGGCATTGCTTTTTATCCAATTCCGGAACTGGTTATCACTGCTGATGCTCAATTTAGTCAATGGTCAAAGAGTGAAGATGAATTTGTTACAAAGTTTAAAGCTCTTGGATGGGGAACAGATACGATCACTCTAAATTGGAAAGATGCAACACAAATTCGTTTTGGCCTTGGGTATTCTCTTTCCCCGTCGATTGATTTAAGAGCAGGATTTTATATTGATCCGGCTCCGGGACCTGACGAAACTTATAATATATTATTCCCAAGTATAAGTAATAATGTGGTAACTGTTGGTGCGGGATATAAATATGATAGTTTTGTATTTGATTTAGGTTTAGAGTACCTGATTGGTAAAGATCGCGAGATCGATCCTATCGCCCATCCTGATGCGATGCCAGGAACACACGGTATGGATATATTTGCGTTCAGTTTCGGTATCGGATACGAGTTCGAATAA
- a CDS encoding serine/threonine-protein phosphatase encodes MTSQNQTNATEPGIGKTVINDIRSGGFFDNILNEYRELKEFMLTTERKDQLQKMGRVKRWFFITWWLLKSMFFKLTPTRRILLLLALIFLIQNSQTAADNRSYIIGGIILIFIIMLELKDKLTAKEELEAGHAIQKALMPDRSPKVRGWDLWLFTRSANEVGGDLLDFQKVTDDRFGFALGDVAGKGLKAALLSAKLQATLRALVVDYSSLRELGVKLNQLFYRDRVPSIFASIVYAEIKPGDGLIRLINAGQFQPIIVRGNSIEKMEKGGAALGIVPDAQYDEQNTILDAGDLMLFYSDGLSEARNQMGEDYGEKRLVSLLPLISQYSADKIGERIISEVDRFVGKAKAHDDLSMIVVKREKS; translated from the coding sequence ATGACTTCACAAAATCAAACCAATGCTACCGAACCGGGAATCGGCAAGACGGTTATCAACGATATCCGCAGCGGGGGATTCTTCGACAATATTCTAAATGAATATCGTGAACTCAAAGAATTTATGTTGACCACGGAGAGAAAAGATCAACTCCAGAAGATGGGTCGCGTGAAACGGTGGTTTTTCATTACATGGTGGTTATTGAAAAGTATGTTCTTTAAACTTACTCCAACGCGAAGAATTCTTCTGCTGCTTGCCCTCATTTTTCTTATTCAGAATTCACAGACAGCAGCAGATAATCGCTCTTATATTATCGGAGGTATAATTTTAATATTTATAATCATGCTTGAACTTAAAGATAAGTTGACAGCCAAAGAAGAACTTGAAGCGGGGCATGCAATACAAAAAGCATTGATGCCGGATAGATCGCCGAAGGTGCGTGGCTGGGATCTCTGGCTCTTCACTCGCTCTGCTAATGAGGTTGGCGGCGATCTGTTAGATTTCCAAAAAGTAACGGATGATCGTTTTGGATTTGCTCTCGGTGATGTTGCGGGTAAAGGACTTAAAGCCGCATTACTTTCCGCGAAGCTTCAGGCAACATTGAGAGCGCTTGTAGTTGATTATTCATCTCTCAGAGAATTGGGTGTAAAATTAAATCAGTTGTTTTACCGTGATAGAGTTCCTTCAATCTTCGCATCAATTGTATATGCAGAAATTAAACCGGGTGATGGATTAATCCGCCTGATAAATGCCGGACAATTTCAACCGATAATTGTCCGTGGAAACTCGATTGAGAAAATGGAAAAGGGTGGAGCCGCGCTGGGGATTGTCCCCGATGCTCAATACGATGAACAAAATACAATTCTTGATGCGGGAGATTTGATGTTATTTTATTCAGATGGATTATCGGAAGCGCGTAATCAGATGGGTGAAGATTATGGAGAAAAGCGATTGGTATCTTTACTGCCGTTGATAAGCCAATATTCCGCCGATAAGATTGGCGAAAGAATAATTTCCGAGGTTGATAGATTTGTTGGAAAGGCGAAAGCGCATGATGATTTATCTATGATCGTTGTAAAACGGGAAAAATCTTGA
- a CDS encoding proline--tRNA ligase has protein sequence MRLSKNFIPTVKEVPSDALIPSHQLMLRAGMIRSLSAGVYSFLPLGYKIMKKAMEIIRDEMDAIGGQEFHLPALNPIELWEETGRVKAFGDTMFHIKNRALVLAPTHEEVICSIAKNHLKSYRDLPQIWYQIQMKFRNEPRPRSGVIRGRQFIMKDSYSLDATWEGLDQSYDYHAEAYKKMFTRAGLKFFIVGASSGAMGGSASQEFMVESESGEDTCAVCDGCGYAANIEVAASAMQKAHRDTESKTMEEISTPNVGTIDELKDFLKVDEKYLAKSLVFMQDKTPILVLMMGNDQLNESKLLSALGADVRPCHADELKALTGADAGSIGPIGLEGFKIIVDKRLQGGNNLISGANKNHFHISNIDLNRDVKVNGYFDLRTVNAGEQCVKCGKPLRVVNAIELGHIFKLGTKYSDALHAYYLDENGKEKPIIMGSYGIGVERIVACFIEQNNDQHGIVWNKALAPYHVHLIMVNSNNEKVVSTAENLYKKLQESLIEVLFDDRDNVSPGFKFKDADLIGIPLQIIVGEKNVSSGNVEVKMRSTGKREIIEIPKVCHYVEKFLES, from the coding sequence ATGAGATTAAGTAAAAATTTTATTCCGACTGTCAAAGAAGTCCCATCAGATGCTCTTATCCCAAGCCACCAACTAATGTTACGAGCCGGTATGATACGCTCGTTGAGTGCAGGAGTTTATTCATTCCTCCCATTGGGTTATAAAATCATGAAAAAAGCGATGGAGATAATCCGTGATGAGATGGATGCCATAGGGGGACAGGAATTTCATCTACCCGCTCTTAACCCGATAGAGTTATGGGAAGAAACAGGTCGCGTGAAAGCATTTGGCGATACGATGTTTCATATTAAAAATCGAGCACTGGTTCTCGCTCCAACACACGAGGAAGTTATCTGCTCCATTGCCAAGAATCATCTTAAATCGTACAGAGATTTACCGCAGATTTGGTATCAAATTCAAATGAAGTTCAGGAATGAGCCGAGACCACGATCGGGTGTAATACGCGGCAGACAATTTATTATGAAAGACTCTTACAGTCTTGATGCGACGTGGGAAGGACTCGACCAGAGTTATGATTATCACGCCGAAGCGTATAAAAAAATGTTCACGCGTGCCGGATTGAAATTTTTCATCGTGGGTGCGTCGAGTGGTGCCATGGGCGGCAGTGCATCGCAAGAGTTTATGGTGGAATCTGAATCGGGTGAAGACACTTGTGCTGTTTGCGATGGATGCGGATATGCCGCCAATATTGAAGTTGCAGCATCGGCGATGCAAAAAGCACATCGCGATACTGAAAGTAAAACAATGGAGGAAATTTCAACTCCAAACGTCGGCACAATTGATGAGCTTAAAGATTTTTTAAAAGTCGATGAAAAATATCTTGCAAAATCGCTGGTGTTCATGCAAGATAAAACACCGATACTTGTTTTGATGATGGGGAACGACCAGTTAAACGAATCGAAATTATTGAGCGCACTTGGTGCGGATGTACGTCCTTGTCATGCCGATGAATTGAAAGCGCTGACGGGAGCCGATGCCGGTTCTATCGGCCCGATTGGATTGGAAGGATTTAAAATTATTGTCGATAAAAGATTGCAGGGTGGCAATAACTTAATCAGCGGTGCGAATAAAAATCATTTTCATATCTCGAACATCGATTTGAACAGAGATGTGAAAGTTAACGGTTATTTTGATCTCAGGACCGTGAATGCAGGCGAACAATGTGTTAAATGCGGTAAACCTCTGCGTGTTGTGAATGCAATTGAACTTGGGCATATTTTTAAATTGGGGACAAAATATTCCGATGCCCTTCACGCATATTATCTTGATGAAAATGGAAAAGAAAAACCAATTATCATGGGAAGTTACGGAATTGGAGTGGAGAGGATTGTTGCATGTTTCATCGAACAAAATAACGATCAGCACGGGATAGTCTGGAACAAAGCACTTGCGCCATACCATGTTCACCTGATAATGGTTAACTCCAACAATGAAAAAGTTGTCAGCACTGCAGAAAATCTGTATAAGAAGTTGCAGGAATCACTCATCGAAGTTTTGTTCGATGATCGCGATAATGTGAGTCCGGGATTTAAATTCAAAGATGCCGATCTCATCGGGATTCCTCTCCAGATAATAGTTGGTGAGAAGAATGTATCATCGGGCAATGTTGAAGTGAAAATGCGCAGCACGGGTAAACGTGAAATAATCGAAATACCGAAAGTCTGCCATTACGTTGAAAAGTTTTTAGAGTCTTAG
- the dnaE gene encoding DNA polymerase III subunit alpha encodes MSEFIHLHNHSHFSLLDGAASVDGLIQAAVDNKMSAVALTDHGVMFGAIEFYKKAQRAGIKPILGCEMYIVTKGSRFDKDITSIKNKQGQGRGIYYHVVLLIKNYEGYKNLIRLCTLGHTEGFYYKPRIDIELLQKYSNGLIALSACPNGVVAHQLVQGNYEEARETTSLFVDIFGKDFYLELQNHGLEKERPILEGMPKLAKEFNINLVATNDVHYIKPEHALAHNVLLMIPDASQTNTTDYHQLRYQTDQLYFKSAEEMSRTFKDFPTALSSTIEIAEKIEQYRLEPDKPSMPDFPVPQDAGTKKLDEYLNHLAQRGLERRYKEITPDIKQRFEHELAVINKMGYAGYFLITQDFINAAREMSVLVGPGRGSAAGSIVSYCLGITNVDPLKYDLLFERFLNPDRVSMPDIDIDFSDSKRDRVIEYVKKKYGSESVSQIITFGTLSTRAVLKDVGRVIGVPLSIVESITKQIPVIQGKVTPLAEALETNPELKWIKESPDEKIRELVDISLVLEGFNRNASTHAAGVVIAPGPLIDYVPLYKTPTTEIMTQYNMIDLEKAGLLKMDFLGLRTLTVVENALQLIKENHGVEIDLDNIPENDADTFELFGKGQTIGVFQFESSGMQDWLRKLKPTSISDLVAMNALYRPGPMEMIGDFIRRKQGGRIDYLHPALEPILKETYGIIVYQEQVIRIASEIAGFTLAKADLMRRAMGKKDKDLMTKQKKEFIDGALKKGFAKKVGSDIFDMIEKFASYGFNKSHSVAYSVLAYQTAYIKAHYRPEFMAANMSAEIGDTDYVVQLIEECRRMKLPVLPPDINESGVQFIVTKDGIRFGMSAIKNVGVHAVENIIRTRTEHGHFDNIFDFCRRVDLRLVNKKTLEGLIQAGAFERLHKNRSSVFDVIESAIQYGQNYKEQVAKGQSSLFEGGSSVKKQEQYPALPKINDWAESEKLSREKSVLGFYVSGHPLRKYELDIQAFTTAQFGTGAAVKQGTTLRVAGIISALKKKVDKKGNMMAFLTLEDFSGKGECIVFSDAYRTYQQLLIEDAMIMAIGTGEQNGETIRIFIKDVIPIEKVREKFAKSVIISIRLDTTQETAISELKLLVDNHKGKYPCYFHVIDSDGVNAKLYQSTTANVDISNEFIMGVEQLLGPSSVRISQ; translated from the coding sequence ATGTCTGAATTTATTCATCTTCATAATCATTCCCACTTTAGTTTACTCGACGGTGCCGCGTCTGTTGACGGATTAATCCAGGCTGCCGTTGATAACAAGATGTCTGCTGTGGCTCTTACAGATCATGGTGTTATGTTCGGAGCAATTGAATTTTACAAAAAAGCTCAGAGAGCAGGAATCAAACCGATTCTTGGGTGCGAAATGTATATCGTAACCAAAGGATCAAGGTTCGACAAAGATATCACTTCGATCAAGAATAAACAGGGACAGGGAAGGGGAATTTATTACCACGTAGTTCTGCTGATAAAAAATTATGAGGGTTATAAAAATCTGATTCGTTTATGTACGCTTGGTCATACCGAAGGATTTTATTATAAACCGCGAATCGATATCGAGCTTTTGCAGAAATATTCGAATGGTCTTATAGCATTATCGGCTTGCCCCAATGGTGTGGTGGCTCATCAGTTGGTTCAGGGTAATTATGAAGAAGCGCGGGAAACCACTTCATTATTCGTTGATATATTTGGGAAAGATTTTTATCTCGAACTGCAGAATCATGGACTTGAAAAAGAGAGACCGATTTTGGAAGGAATGCCGAAACTTGCGAAAGAATTCAATATAAATCTTGTTGCAACAAACGATGTCCATTACATCAAACCAGAACACGCTCTTGCTCATAATGTTTTGCTGATGATACCCGATGCTTCACAAACGAACACGACCGATTATCATCAATTGCGTTATCAAACAGATCAGTTATATTTTAAATCGGCAGAAGAAATGTCTCGGACTTTCAAAGATTTCCCAACCGCGTTATCTTCAACAATTGAGATTGCCGAAAAAATAGAACAATACCGGCTCGAACCCGATAAACCGAGCATGCCCGACTTTCCCGTTCCTCAAGACGCGGGGACTAAGAAGCTTGATGAGTATTTGAATCATCTCGCTCAGCGTGGATTGGAGCGAAGGTATAAAGAAATAACTCCCGACATTAAACAACGATTCGAGCATGAACTTGCTGTTATCAACAAAATGGGATATGCCGGTTACTTTCTTATCACACAAGATTTTATCAATGCGGCACGTGAGATGAGCGTTCTTGTTGGTCCCGGACGTGGAAGTGCCGCCGGAAGCATCGTATCATATTGTTTGGGAATTACGAATGTCGATCCTTTAAAATACGATTTACTGTTCGAGCGATTTCTTAATCCAGATCGCGTGAGTATGCCCGACATTGACATTGATTTTTCCGACAGTAAACGTGATCGTGTTATTGAATATGTCAAAAAGAAATATGGCAGTGAGTCTGTCTCTCAGATTATCACCTTCGGTACACTATCCACACGCGCGGTTCTGAAAGATGTTGGCAGAGTGATCGGGGTTCCGCTTAGTATTGTTGAATCGATCACTAAACAAATTCCTGTGATACAGGGAAAAGTAACTCCTCTTGCCGAAGCGTTGGAAACAAATCCCGAGCTAAAATGGATAAAAGAAAGTCCCGATGAAAAAATTCGTGAGTTGGTAGATATTTCATTAGTGCTCGAAGGATTCAATCGCAATGCGTCTACACACGCCGCCGGAGTTGTGATCGCTCCGGGACCGTTAATTGATTATGTGCCGCTGTACAAAACTCCGACGACTGAAATCATGACTCAGTACAACATGATTGATCTTGAAAAAGCCGGACTGCTCAAGATGGATTTCTTGGGACTTCGTACCTTGACGGTTGTAGAGAACGCTCTACAACTTATCAAAGAAAATCACGGTGTTGAAATCGATTTAGACAATATTCCTGAGAATGATGCGGATACCTTTGAATTATTCGGTAAAGGACAAACGATAGGCGTTTTCCAATTCGAATCATCGGGGATGCAAGATTGGTTGAGGAAATTGAAACCGACGAGCATCAGCGATCTTGTGGCGATGAATGCTTTGTATCGCCCCGGTCCCATGGAAATGATTGGAGATTTTATCCGCAGAAAGCAAGGGGGTAGAATAGATTACTTGCATCCGGCTTTAGAACCGATACTGAAAGAAACATACGGAATCATAGTTTATCAGGAACAGGTGATACGGATAGCGAGTGAAATAGCAGGATTTACGCTTGCCAAAGCCGATTTAATGCGCCGCGCGATGGGGAAAAAAGATAAAGATTTGATGACGAAGCAAAAGAAAGAATTTATCGACGGTGCATTGAAAAAAGGATTTGCAAAGAAGGTCGGTTCCGATATTTTCGACATGATTGAAAAATTTGCATCATATGGTTTTAATAAATCGCACAGCGTAGCATACAGCGTATTGGCATATCAAACTGCATACATCAAAGCGCATTACCGGCCTGAGTTCATGGCAGCTAATATGTCGGCTGAGATTGGCGATACAGATTATGTTGTTCAATTGATTGAAGAATGCCGGCGGATGAAGCTTCCCGTTTTACCACCCGATATTAATGAAAGTGGTGTTCAATTCATTGTAACGAAAGATGGAATTCGATTCGGAATGAGCGCGATAAAAAATGTTGGCGTTCATGCGGTTGAAAATATAATAAGGACTCGTACGGAACATGGACATTTTGATAACATATTCGATTTTTGCCGTCGGGTTGATTTACGGTTAGTAAATAAAAAAACTCTTGAAGGTTTGATTCAAGCCGGGGCGTTCGAACGATTGCACAAAAATAGATCATCGGTATTCGACGTAATCGAGTCTGCAATCCAGTATGGGCAGAATTATAAGGAGCAAGTCGCAAAAGGACAGTCGTCTTTATTCGAGGGCGGTTCTTCCGTGAAGAAGCAGGAACAATACCCGGCTCTGCCAAAAATAAACGACTGGGCAGAGAGCGAAAAGCTATCACGTGAAAAGTCTGTACTTGGATTTTATGTTTCGGGACATCCATTAAGAAAATATGAATTAGACATTCAAGCTTTCACAACAGCACAATTTGGGACGGGTGCCGCTGTTAAGCAGGGTACCACTCTCCGTGTTGCGGGAATTATCTCAGCATTGAAAAAGAAAGTGGATAAAAAGGGGAACATGATGGCGTTCCTTACGTTGGAAGATTTCAGTGGCAAAGGAGAATGTATTGTCTTCTCGGATGCATATAGAACTTATCAGCAGCTATTGATAGAAGATGCTATGATCATGGCGATCGGAACGGGTGAGCAAAACGGAGAGACGATTAGGATATTCATCAAAGACGTTATTCCGATAGAAAAAGTGAGAGAAAAATTCGCGAAGAGCGTAATAATCTCCATCCGTTTAGATACTACACAGGAGACAGCCATCTCTGAATTAAAATTGTTAGTTGATAATCATAAGGGAAAATATCCCTGCTACTTTCATGTAATCGATTCAGATGGTGTCAATGCAAAATTATATCAATCCACAACGGCAAACGTGGATATTTCGAATGAATTCATAATGGGAGTTGAACAATTGCTTGGACCATCTAGTGTAAGAATATCTCAATAA
- the trxA gene encoding thioredoxin has product MKPIEVNDTNFQKEVLEADKPVLVDFWAVWCGPCKMIAPHIDELAKTYDGRLKVTKLDVDSNPKTAMQFGIRSIPTLLVFKGGQVAEQIIGAVSKSQLVQKVESHL; this is encoded by the coding sequence ATGAAACCAATCGAAGTAAATGACACGAATTTTCAAAAAGAAGTTCTCGAAGCTGATAAACCAGTTCTCGTTGATTTCTGGGCTGTATGGTGCGGCCCTTGCAAAATGATCGCACCGCATATTGATGAACTTGCAAAGACATACGATGGACGATTAAAAGTTACCAAATTAGATGTTGATTCAAATCCCAAAACCGCGATGCAATTTGGTATACGAAGCATACCAACATTGCTAGTGTTTAAAGGCGGGCAGGTGGCTGAACAAATTATAGGAGCTGTATCCAAATCTCAACTTGTACAGAAGGTTGAATCTCACTTGTAA